The Bacteroides sp. AN502(2024) DNA segment TCAAATCAGTTGTTTATTGAAGGCAACGGAGAATAATCTGTGCTGTAACGCAGCATTTGTTCTGCATAACCTTCATCATAAGAGACTGTGACATCCGTGACATTTCCGTTTTCATCTGTCACCAACTCGTATTTCGGATTCACAAAGCCTTTGTAAGGAGCCAAATTCAGCTTTTTATAACGTTCCAGAACTTCTGCATGCAAAACCGGATCCACTTTTACTGCATAGTTTTCTACCAATGCACGGGCACCTTCAAAATCACCTGTCGACTTAATGCGCTGGATTTCAGCCAACAATTCACCGAAAAGTTGGCGTACCTTCTGATAGTCATTAATCACCACATAAGTCTTTCCGTCTTTTTTCACCAATTCCACCACTTTATCGGCAGTCCCCTTTTCAAATACCCAACGGGCTATCAGCTGGCGATTACGCATATGAGCTTCTTCAACACAATTTCCCGGTTCGATACGTACCAGTTGTGTCATCAATCCATTCATCAGATAAGTATAATATTGAGCCTTATAAGCATCGGGAGAAGAGAGCAGTCCCAATTCCACCAGCTTCGGATCGGCCACATAATACAATCCGAATAAATCGGCACGTGCCTCCTCGATGGTAGAGCCATAAGCCTTCAACGCATCAGGATCTACCCCCGGAAGCAACTTACCGGAACCGTGTCCCAGACATTCATGCAAGTCCGTATGAAGCTCATCCGTTACATCAGAATAGGCATCGATCAGCTGTAATTCCGCATCACTATAAACAAATTCTTCGTTGAATCCATTTCCATGGGCAGCTTTATTATAAGCATCCGTTATGTTTCCGATAGTCACCGATTTGGAACCATGGTGAGCACGAATCCAGTTGGCATTCGGCAGATTAATACCTATGGCAGTTGCCGGATAAAGATCACCCGCAAGAATAGCAGCAGTGATCACTTTTGCCGATACGCCTTTCACCTTTTCTTTCTTGAAAGACTTATCAACCGGAGAATGATCTTCAAACCATTGCGCGTTGCTGCTGATAATCTCCGTACGGTGTGTCGATTCCAGATCTTTGAAGTTCACCAAAGATTCCCAGCTCGCTTTCATTCCCAAAGGATCGCCGTAACTTTCGGTAAACCCATTCACAAAGTCGATGCGTGAGTCAAGGTCTTTCACCCAAAGAATCGCATATTCATCAAAATCTTTCAAATCACCGGTTTCATAGAATCGAATCAGTTGGGTGATAACAGCTTTCTGTGCCTCATTCTCTGCCACACCTTCCGCTTTCTTCAGCCAATAAACAATCTTCTCAATTGCCTGTGTATAGAGCCCGCCTACTTTCCAAACCTTCTCCGTCAACTTCCCGTTTTCTTTTACCAGCCGACTGTTCAGTCCATAAGAAACCGGCGTTTCATCTTTCGGATCTTTCAGCATGCCATAAAAATGTTCCGCCTCTTTCTGCGTCACTCCATCATAATAGTTGCAAGCAGAAGTCAACACCAGATCTTCACCGTCCGCCTGATTGACCCGTTTCGGCATAATCGCCGGATCGAAAATCACCGGGAACAGCTCAGCACAAAGTTGCTCGACAGTCTGCCCTTTCTCCAACGGAAGTAACTGGGCATCCAGACTGAGCACAGCCTGTTTCAGGAACTCCTGCGAGAAGTCAGGTACAAATTTTTCCGCACCATAGTGATGATGAATACCATTGGAGAACCATACCCTTTTCAAGTACACCTCCATATTCTTAAAATCAGGCGTTGTTTTATCTCCCTGATAGTTTGTATATACTGCTTCGAGCATCCTACGGATTCTCAAATTATATTTCCCATTCTGGTCAAACAATATATCCCTTCCTTCCAGAGCAGCCTCTGTCAGGTAATAAACCAGCTCCTTCTGTTTCAGCGTCAGTTCCTCAAATCCGGTAACCTTATAACGCAATATTTGTAAATCAGCAAATTGTTCCACTGTATAATCAAATTTTTCTGCTTTAGCAGTTGTTGTTTTACTTCCTCCGCACGATGTTAAAAGCGTGGCGGCCACTGTCATAAAAATCAGATGTTTTCTCATAATGTTAGTATTGATTAATAAAAATGAGAAAAGGAATTATCTCCAAAATATGTCCTTCAGAGGTAATTCCTTTTGTTCGGTTTCAGAACGCACAATTATTTCTTATTCTCCATGTGTCTTTTGCGATATCCGTTAGGAGTCTCACCTATGTTCTTGTAAAATGCAGCGTAAAAAGATTGACGATTTGCAAAGCCAACCATGGCGCTAATTTCTTCTACATTCTTGTCGGCATAACGTTTATCAGTCAATAAATGCAAAGCATCTTTTACTCTGTATTCATTCAACAGGCAAGAATAGTTCATGCCAAAGCGTGAGTTTACTACAGCAGAAAGATAACGAGTGTTCGTCTTCAACTCTTTTGCCAAGTCCTTAGCCGAATAATCAGGATCCTTATACTTCTTCTGTACAACGATAATATTCAAAATCTTATCATACAACTCGTCTGCCAATTCCGGTCTGATCAAAGACCTATATGCAGCCTTCTTCTCTTTCTTCTCCCTCAAATTGTAGGGACGTTTTTTCGGAGTTTCTTCCGTTTTCTTGTTCTCTAAATCACTCATTGAATTAACGGGTTAGGGTTTGTTCATTGATTAATAATTGCTCATTTGCAACATAATATGTTACAAATGTCTTACTTTTTTTTTAAACAAACAATTATTCTGTGCAGTTTTTTCTAATAAAAAAATCAAAAACCTTGAAAAAGTCAGGAATAGACTCGAATAATAAGAAACTTTAACTTATTTGTCATTCATATCAGAAACAGCCATCTACCCATGATAAAAATTGCCGAAGAAAAATGTACCTTTGCGGCATGGATAAAGCAACATCACTGAGAGAAACTCTAAAGACATATTTCGGATACGATAGTTTCCGTCCACTGCAAGAAGAAATCATCTGCCACATCCTGAACAGACAGGATGCACTGGTGTTAATGCCTACCGGTGGGGGGAAATCGATCTGCTACCAACTTCCCGCACTGCTTTGCGAAGGTACCACCATCGTCGTTTCTCCACTCATCTCATTGATGAAAGATCAGGTAGAAGCATTGCTGGCAAATGGTATCGCTGCCGGCGCACTGAATAGCAGTAATGACGAAACGGAAAACATCCATCTGCGCCGTGCCTGCATCGAAGGTCGACTGAAGTTGCTTTACATTTCACCGGAGAAACTTTTGGCAGAAAAGGATTATTTGTTACGGGATATGAACATCTCTCTGTTTGCCATTGATGAAGCACATTGCATTTCGCAATGGGGACATGATTTCCGTCCGGAATATACACAGATGGGAGTGCTCCACCAACAATTTCCGCAAATACCGATTGTCGCACTAACTGCCACTGCGGATAAAATCACGCGCGAAGACATTGTACGGCAACTGCATCTTAACCATCCACGCATCTTCATTTCCTCGTTCGACCGTCCCAACATCAGCCTGACTGTGAAACGTGGGTTTCAAGCGAAGGAAAAGAACAAGGCTATCTTAAAATTTATCCACCGCCACGGGGGAGAAAGTGGGATTATTTACTGCATGAGCCGAAGTAAGACAGAAGCCGTCGCACAAATGTTACAGAAGCAGGGCATCCGTTGCGGTGTTTATCACGCCGGATTATCCACTCAACACCGGAATGAAACACAAAATGATTTTATTAACGACCGCATACAGGTGGTATGTGCCACCATTGCTTTTGGAATGGGGATTGATAAATCAAACGTCCGATGGGTCATACACTATAACCTGCCTAAAAGTATGGAAAGCTTTTATCAGGAGATAGGACGTGCCGGGCGAGACGGTCTGCCCAGTAGCACTGTCCTGTTTTATTCATTGGGAGACTTGCTATTACTGACGAAATTCGCATCGGAAAGCAATCAGCAGAATATCAATCTGGAAAAGCTTCAACGCATGCAGCAATACGCAGAAGCAGACATTTGTCGGCGCAGAATCTTATTAAGCTATTTCGGAGAAACGACAACTGAGGATTGCGGCAACTGTGATGTTTGTAAAAATCCCCCTCAACGATTTGACGGTACGGTCATTGTGCAAAAGGCATTAAGTGCCATCGCCCGCACAGAACAACAAATCAGCACAGGAGTGTTGATTGATATTCTCCGTGGAAATTATTCTGCGGAAGTAACCGGAAAAGGTTATCAGCAACTTAAAACATTCGGTGCCGGGCGCGACATTCCTCCTCGTGACTGGCAAGACTATCTACTTCAAATGCTGCAACTCGGCTACTTTGAAATAGCTTATAACGAGAACAATCATCTCAAGATAACGTCAAGTGGAAGCAATGTTCTCTTCGGAAGGACGCAAGCGGCATTGGTCGTTATCCAACATGAGGAAGCTGTTACCCGAAAAGGTAAAAAGTCCAAAGTGGTTGTCGCCAAAGAACTTCCTTTCGGTGCGACAGGCGGCGAAAGCCAAGATTTGTTCGAAGCACTGCGAGGATTACGAAAACAGCTTGCCGATCAGGAAGCATTGCCCGCCTATATCGTCTTGTCAGACAAAGTCTTGCATCTACTTTGCATCTCACGTCCCACCACGATCGAAGAGTTTGGAGAAATCAGCGGTATCGGAGAATATAAGAAAAAGAAATATGGAAAGGATTTCGTAAATCTGATTAGACAGTTCGTAGAATAAAAGCATTTCTTTAATCGTATAAATTGACGAATCAACTGACTAACTATTATTCGTTCCACCCGGGTTATCCTTTCGTTCCACCTATGTTTCCCTTTAGTTCCACCTAGGTAGAACGAAAGGGAAACATAGGTGGAACGAACCAATACCCATAACAAAAGCCTCTCACTTATATAAACCGGAGAGATATAATAGGCTTATTAATAACTTCACTTACATTGCTGCAATTGTTCGTGCAAATCGGCAGGCAGTACTCCCAAAGAGATTGCCTTTTCAAAATCCGCTTTAGCCAACACCTTCTTCTTTTGAGCCAGATAGATATTTCCGCGCAACAGATAAGCATCAGCCGAGGCGGCATCCAGCCGGATCGCCTCCTCCAAATCAACCAATGCCAAATCTTCATGCTTCATTTCACGTTCCACGTCGGCACGGGCAATATAAAGTATCGCATCGTCAGGAGTGGCCGTAATCATCTTATTCAGAATTTCAAGAGCTTCCCGGAATTTTCCTTCTTTCTGCTCCAGAGTAGCCAATCCCAGACGACCGCTATAACTCTGCGGATCCAATTCCAACAAACGGTTATAATCGATCCTCGCAGCCGGATAATCCCGGCGGAGCACATAAATATAGGCACGCATCAATAAGGCTTCCTTGTTCTGCTTATCCTCATCAAGGACCTGACAATAATCGGTGTAAGCACGGTCTGTTTTTCCCATTTCCATATAAATGGCGGCACGGTCGAGTAAAATAGGAACTGCCAAAGGAACAAAATTCAGTGCAAAAGAATAAGATTCCAGCGCTTTGTCAAACTTACCCAAACGACGCTGCACCAAACCCAAGTTGGAAAAAAGCAGCGCATTTTTGGCGTTCTTCGGTTCCAACTTCAAAGCTTGAAGCAAAAGTTCCTCCGCTTGAGAAAGACTGTCTTTCTCGATACATTCAATGGCCCTTTCGGACAATTGCTGATAAGTTTGTGCAAATGCAACAGCCGGAAAACATAAAAACAAAGCTATCAGTATTCTTACCATGATTCAAGTTTTTTCTGTTCTCAAATTCCCGCCAATACGGGAGACGACAAAGATATGGAAAAAAAGAGATGTTTTATGCCACTTCATAAGAAAGATAAGGAAAAGTATAGTAACTTTGTATCCGTTCAATCTTTTTAAGTTTACAGATATGAAAAAGAGAATCGTACAATTTCTCACGACCTATTTTTTATTTGTTCTTTTATTCGTTCTTCAGAAACCCATCTTCATGGTTTACTACCATGACTTGTATACCGACACATCTTTAAGTGATTACTTCCGTGTCATGTGGCACGGATTGCCTCTGGATTTATCTCTTGCAGGCTACCTGACCGCTATCCCCGGCTTACTGCTCATCGCCTCCGCCTGGACGAGTTCATCCGTACTCCGCCGCATCCGGCAGGGATACTTCGGAATAATAGCCTTTGTCATGGCCTGCATCTTTATCATCGATTTGGGATTATACGGCTTTTGGGGATTCCGTCTGGATGCTACTCCCATTTTCTATTTCTTCTCTTCCCCCAAAGATGCGATGGCAAGTGTCAGCTTCTGGTTTGTACTAGGGGGCATCTTATCTATACTGGTCTATGCAACCATTTTATACTTTATTTTCCATTACGTCCTTATCCGGGAGAAAAAGCCACAGAAAATACCTTATCGACGTCAGCAGGTCTCGCTTGCACTCCTTTTGCTGACAGCCGCACTCTTCATCCCCATCCGGGGCGGATTCAGCGTATCTACCATGAATTTGAGCAAGGTCTATTTCAGCCAGAACCAACGCATGAACCATGCAGCCATCAATCCGATATTCAGCTTCATGTATTCCGCCACACACCAGAATAATTTCGATAAGCAATATCGCTTCATGGACCCGAAAATAGCTGACGAATTATTTGCAGAGATGGTAGACAAGCCTGTATCGGCAACAGACAGCATCCCCTCATTATTGAATACACAACGTCCGAACATTATTTTTATTATCCTTGAGAGTTTCTCCACACACTTGATGGAAACTTTCGGAGGACCACCCAATGTAGCTGTCAATATGGATAAATTCGCTAAAGAAGGCATATTATTCAGCAACTTCTACGGCAGCAGTTTCCGCACAGACCGCGGACTGGCATCCATCATCAGCGGATATCCCGGACAGCCAAGCACCAGCATCATGAAATATCCCGAAAAGACGGACAAACTTCCTTCTATCTCGCGTAGTCTGAAAAATGCCGGATATCACCTGGAATATTACTATGGCGGAGATGCCGACTTCACCAATATGCGCTCTTATCTGGTATCTTCCGGCATCGAAAAGATTATCTCCGATAAAGATTTTCCTCTGTCCGAACGCACAGGAAAATGGGGAGCACAAGATCACATCTTATTCCAACGCCTGATGAAAGACCTGAAAGAAGAAAAACAAAAAGAGCCGTTCCTGAAACTTGTTCAGACATCAAGCAGCCACGAACCGTTCGAAGTCCCGTTCCACAGGCTGGATAATAAAATCCTCAACTCCTTTGCGTATGCCGATAGTTGTGTAGGAGACTTCGTGAAACAGTATCAAGAAACACCGCTATGGAGAAATACCCTGTTTGTACTCGTTCCCGATCATCAGGGTGCCTATCCGTATCCGATAGAAAATCCGCTGGACGGCCATACCATTCCACTGATTTTAATCGGAGGTGCAATCAAGCGACCTCTTGTGGTAGATACTTATGCTTCACAAATTGACATTGCCGCCACCTTGCTTGCCCAATTAGGATTGCCGCATGAGGAATTTACTTTCAGCAAGAATATCATGAATCCGGCCTCTCCTCATTTCGCATACTTTACCCGACCGAACTATTTCGGAATGATTACCGCCGACAACCAATTAGTGTACAATCTGGACGCAAATACTGTGCAACTGGATGAAGGTAGCGCCAAAGGAGCCAATCTGGAGAAAGGAAAAGCATTCTTGCAGAAGCTCTACGATGATCTGGCGAAACGCTAGGAAATAATCAATATTGAATATTTATCAAGTAATATAAAACAATAAAGCCCTATGATACACACCGGAATTATCCAATATCTTTCAGAGATAGATACAAATATCTTCTTGTTTTTCAATGGTATACATTCCCCTTTCTGGGATTATTTCATGAGTTCTTTCACGGGTAAATTCATCTGGATTCCCATGTATGCCACTATATTGTATATTTTATTAAAAAACTTCCATTGGAAAGTAGTACTGTGTTACGTGGCTGCCATCACACTGACTATCACCTTCGCCGACCAAATGTGTAGCAGCATCATTCGTCCGGTAGTAGCACGCCTGCGTCCTTCCAATCTGGAAAACCCGATTGTAGATATGGTACATATCGTAAATGGTTACCGCGGAGGAAGCTACAGTTTTCCATCGTGCCATGCAGCCAATTCATTAGGTCTTGCCATGTTTCTCATATTCCTGTTCCGTAAACGTTGGCTAAACATTTTCATCCTAGTCTGGGCAATCCTCAACTGCTACACACGTATATATCTGGGGGTACATTATCCCGGTGATTTACTCGTAGGAGGTATTATCGGAGGATTCGGAGGTTGGCTGTTCTGCACCATCGCCCACAAAGCAGCCATCTATCTGTCACCTTCCACCCGTACGGATAGAAAAGAAATCAAACAATGGTCAGTCACTATTTATGTAGGATTACTGACCATACTCGGTATCATTCTATATTCCACTATCAAAAGTTGGTAGAATGTAACCTATTTCAAACTAAAAAGTAAAAGCCTGACACCATTATCCGATGCCAGGCTTTTACTTTTTTATCCGGTTTTATCAAGCCTTCTTGATATAATCAACAATCCACTCTCCTACTTCTTTCGTTCCGTACTTAGCCCCCCCGGCCACTTGTATTTCCGGTGTACGTACCTTCTCATCCAAAGAAGCATCTACGGCTTTACGAATCAATGCGCCCTCCTCTTTGCAATCGAAATACTCGAACAACATAGCTACAGAAAGAATCTGTGCCAACGGATTAGCTATATTCAATCCCTTAGCCTGCGGCCATGAACCGTGAATAGGTTCAAATACCGGAGTGCTTTCACCTGTAGAAGCAGAAGGAAGCAAACCCATAGAGCCACTGATTACAGAACCTTCGTCAGTCAGGATGTCGCCGAATGTATTTTCCGTTACCATCACATCGAAGAAAGCAGGTTCCTGAATCATCTTCATGGCAGCATTGTCCACAAACATATAATCAGTTGTCACTTCCGGATAGTCCGGAGCCATTTCCTGTGCAATCTGACGCCACAGACGGGAAGAAGCCAACACATTTGCCTTATCTACCACTGTCAGATGTTTTCTGCGCTTCATCGCATATTCGAAAGCCACCTTTAAAATACGTTCGATTTCCGGACGAGTATAATAGTTCGTATCATACGCTTTATCATTATCCTGATACTTCTCCCCGAAATACATACCTCCGGTCAGCTCACGGATACAGATAAAATCAGCGTTCTCTACCAGCTCCGCACGTAATGGAGATTTGTGAATCAGACATTTGAATGTCTGTACCGGACGGATATTGGCGAAAAGACCCAGTTTCTTACGCATAGCCAGCAAGCCTTGCTCCGGACGCACCTTGGCAGTAGGATCATGATCAAATTTCGGATCACCTACAGCAGAGAATAAAACAGCATCCGCCTCTTTACAAACCTGATAAGTTGCTTCCGGAAACGGATCGCCTACTTTATCAATCGCATCAGCTCCACAGATTGCATATTCATAACTTACTTTGTGCCCAAACTTCTCACAAACAGCACTCATCACATCTACACCTTGCACAGAGATCTCCGGTCCGATACCGTCACCTGCCAATACAGCAATTTTAAAATCCATAATCGTTTATTCTTCTATTTATATATTCGTATAAAAACACTTCTCGCGCAACTTGTTTCTCACTTGCTCTTCTCGTATTCATCTTCGATGAGGTTCAGCATCTTCATAGTAGCCTTGATGGCAGCCTCTGTCTGGTCGGCATCAAGTCCGCGGGTGCGGAACATCTGTCCATCAAAACTCCACGTGATTACCGTCTGCACAAATGCATCCGTACGTCCACCGGGAGGAATAGTCACCGCATAATTGGTCAGCATCGGGAATTTACGTCCCAATGTCACCTTATATATCTTACGCAGCGCACGAACAAAAGCATCATACTGGCCATCCCCGCTTGAACTCTCTTCGTACTCCTTTCCGTTGACTTCTATCTTCAACGTTGCCATCGGTTTCAAGCCATGAGCCAGATTCACAAAATAGCTTTTCAGTTTGACTTTCTCAACCAATGCTCCGTGTTTCAATACATCCGAAACAATGTACGGCAAATCTTCCTGCGTAACCAGCTCTTTCTTGTCGCCCAACTCGATGATGCGTTCCGTCACCTTGCGCATGGCATCTTCGTCCAGCTCCAATCCCAGATCTTCGAGGTTCTTGCGGATATTTGCCTTACCGCTTGTCTTACCCAATGCATACTCACGCTTACGACCAAAACGTTCGGGAAGCAAATCATTACAATAGAGATTATTTTTATTATCCCCGTCGGCATGCACCCCGGCCACTTGCGTAAAGACATTCTCACCTACAATCGGCTTATTGGCAGGTATCACAATTCCCGAATAAGACTCCACTACCCGGCTGACATCGTTCAAACGGCTCTCGTCGATATTAGTCACCGCATTGAAATGGTCTTTCAGGATAGCCTGCACACTTGCGAGAGGAGCATTTCCCGCCCGTTCGCCCAGTCCGTTAATGGTTGTATGCAATCCTTTGACACCGCTTAATACAGCGGCAAGGACATTGCTCACAGCCAAATCATAATCATTGTGCGCATGGAAATCGAAATGAGTATTCGGGTAACGCTTCTTCATCTTCCGCATATACTCTATCACTTGCAAAGGATTCAAAATACCCAACGTATCAGGCAACATAAAACGCTTGACACTCGTTTTTTTCAATCCATCCATTAATTGAAATACATATTCGGGAGACTCCTTGATACCGTTGCTCCAATCTTCCAGATAAACATTGACGGTAATATCCTGTTCGTCGGCATAATGCACCACACTTATGATATCCGCCAGATGCTCTTCCGGTCTTTTTTTCAGCTGTTGCGTACAATGCTTCAGTGAACCTTTACAAAGAAGATTAATCACACGGCAACCGGTACCCTGAACCCAATCGACAGAAGTGTATCCGTCGACAAAGCCGAGCACTTCCACTTTATGGAGCAGATTACGACGGGCAGCCCAGTCGCAAATCATCTTCACGGCTTCAAACTCACCGTCCGACACACGTGCCGAAGCAACCTCCACCCGGTCTACCTTTAAGTCTTCTAACAGTAAACGGGCGATCATTAGTTTCTCATGAGGCACAAAAGACACTCCGCAGGTTTGCTCACCATCACGGAGCGTTGTGTCCATGATTTCTATTTTCACGCCTTCTTTTCCCATGCTTCTATTTTATCTTTATTGCTCAACAAGAAATCGATATCGTCCAATCCGTTCATCAAACAAAGTTTCTTGTAAGCATTGATTTCGAAATGTTCACTTTTACCTGTCGCCTTGTTGGTAATGGTCTGTTCAGGAAGGTTCACTTCCACTTCCATCTGGGGGTCCGCCTCTATCGAATCGAACAACTCCTGCAGGAACTCTTCGGTAACAACCACCGGAAGCACAAAATTGTTCAACTCATTATTCTTATGAATATCGGCAAAGAAACTGGATACCACCACACGGAAACCGTAACCTGCAATTGCCCAGGCAGCGTGTTCACGGCTGGAACCCGAACCGAAATTTTTTCCTGCCACCAATATCTGGCCACCGTAAATAGGATTGTTCAACACAAAATCCTTGTTCGGGGAACCGTCAGCATTATAACGCCAGTCACGGAAAAGATTATCACCGAAGAATTTTTCTTCACGAGTGGTTGCTTTCAGGAAACGTGCCGGAATAATCTGGTCTGTATCTACATTTTCTAAAGGAAGAGGTACACAAGTACTTGTTATTATATTAAATTTTGTCTTAGCCATCGTCTTATTTACAATTTATGATTTACGAATTACGGTTACATTACATCAGCTCTCTCGGATCGGTAATCACACCTGTCACCGCAGCAGCGGCAGCCACCAGCGGACTAGCCAGCAAAGTGCGTGCACCGGGTCCCTGACGTCCTTCAAAATTACGATTACTGGTAGATACCGAATACTTTCCAGCAGGGATCTTGTCATCGTTCATTGCCAGACAAGCAGAACATCCCGGCTGACGGATGGAAAATCCGGCTTCCGTCAATATCTTGTCTATTCCTTCCTTACGGATCTGCGCGTCTACCATCCATGAACCGGGAACCAACCATGCGATTACATTCTCGGCTTTCTTACGACCTTTCACGATGGAAGCAAATGCACGGAAATCCTCCATACGGCCGTTTGTACAAGCCCCAAGGAATACGTAATCAATCTTTTTACCCAACAAAGACTCACCCGGTCGGAATCCCATATATTCCATTGATTTCTTGAACGAAACCAGTGCAGCTTCACCCATTCCTTCCACGGTAGGAATGTGCTGTGTGATTCCTATGCCCATACCCGGATTCGTTCCATAGGTAATCATCGGTTCAATATCAGCTGCTTCGAAACGAACCTCTTTATCAAACACGGCATCATCATCACTCTTCAATGTCTTCCAATATGCCAAAGCCTTGTCCCATGCTTCGCCTTGCGGAGCACCTTCACGTCCCTTGACATATTCAAAAGTCACTTCATCCGGAGCAACCATCCCTCCACGTGCCCCCATTTCAATCGAAAGGTTACAAAGGGTAAGACGTCCCTCCATGGTCAGATGGCGGATAGCCGAACCTGCATACTCTACAAAGTAACCCGTAGCACCACTGGTAGTCATTTTAGACATCATATACAGAGCTACATCCTTTGCGGTCACCCCTTTACCCAGTTCTCCGTCTACAGTGATACGCATCGTTTTCGGTCTCGACTGGAGAATACATTGTGAAGCCAGCACCATTTCCACCTCGCTCGTTCCGATACCGAAAGCAATCGCCCCCATCGCACCGTGAGTAGAAGTGTGAGAGTCACCGCAAACAATCGTCATTCCCGGTAAGGTCAAACCACGTTCGGGACCTACCACATGGATAATACCATTCTTCGGATGCATCATGCCATAGTGTGTCAGACCGAAATCCTTC contains these protein-coding regions:
- a CDS encoding alpha-isopropylmalate synthase regulatory domain-containing protein, whose protein sequence is MGKEGVKIEIMDTTLRDGEQTCGVSFVPHEKLMIARLLLEDLKVDRVEVASARVSDGEFEAVKMICDWAARRNLLHKVEVLGFVDGYTSVDWVQGTGCRVINLLCKGSLKHCTQQLKKRPEEHLADIISVVHYADEQDITVNVYLEDWSNGIKESPEYVFQLMDGLKKTSVKRFMLPDTLGILNPLQVIEYMRKMKKRYPNTHFDFHAHNDYDLAVSNVLAAVLSGVKGLHTTINGLGERAGNAPLASVQAILKDHFNAVTNIDESRLNDVSRVVESYSGIVIPANKPIVGENVFTQVAGVHADGDNKNNLYCNDLLPERFGRKREYALGKTSGKANIRKNLEDLGLELDEDAMRKVTERIIELGDKKELVTQEDLPYIVSDVLKHGALVEKVKLKSYFVNLAHGLKPMATLKIEVNGKEYEESSSGDGQYDAFVRALRKIYKVTLGRKFPMLTNYAVTIPPGGRTDAFVQTVITWSFDGQMFRTRGLDADQTEAAIKATMKMLNLIEDEYEKSK
- the leuB gene encoding 3-isopropylmalate dehydrogenase, giving the protein MDFKIAVLAGDGIGPEISVQGVDVMSAVCEKFGHKVSYEYAICGADAIDKVGDPFPEATYQVCKEADAVLFSAVGDPKFDHDPTAKVRPEQGLLAMRKKLGLFANIRPVQTFKCLIHKSPLRAELVENADFICIRELTGGMYFGEKYQDNDKAYDTNYYTRPEIERILKVAFEYAMKRRKHLTVVDKANVLASSRLWRQIAQEMAPDYPEVTTDYMFVDNAAMKMIQEPAFFDVMVTENTFGDILTDEGSVISGSMGLLPSASTGESTPVFEPIHGSWPQAKGLNIANPLAQILSVAMLFEYFDCKEEGALIRKAVDASLDEKVRTPEIQVAGGAKYGTKEVGEWIVDYIKKA
- the leuC gene encoding 3-isopropylmalate dehydratase large subunit, whose translation is MNTLFDKIWDAHVVTTVEDGPTQLYIDRLYCHEVTSPQAFSGLRERGIGVLRPEKVFCMPDHNTPTHDQDKEIEDPVSKMQVDTLAQNAKDFGLTHYGMMHPKNGIIHVVGPERGLTLPGMTIVCGDSHTSTHGAMGAIAFGIGTSEVEMVLASQCILQSRPKTMRITVDGELGKGVTAKDVALYMMSKMTTSGATGYFVEYAGSAIRHLTMEGRLTLCNLSIEMGARGGMVAPDEVTFEYVKGREGAPQGEAWDKALAYWKTLKSDDDAVFDKEVRFEAADIEPMITYGTNPGMGIGITQHIPTVEGMGEAALVSFKKSMEYMGFRPGESLLGKKIDYVFLGACTNGRMEDFRAFASIVKGRKKAENVIAWLVPGSWMVDAQIRKEGIDKILTEAGFSIRQPGCSACLAMNDDKIPAGKYSVSTSNRNFEGRQGPGARTLLASPLVAAAAAVTGVITDPRELM
- the leuD gene encoding 3-isopropylmalate dehydratase small subunit produces the protein MAKTKFNIITSTCVPLPLENVDTDQIIPARFLKATTREEKFFGDNLFRDWRYNADGSPNKDFVLNNPIYGGQILVAGKNFGSGSSREHAAWAIAGYGFRVVVSSFFADIHKNNELNNFVLPVVVTEEFLQELFDSIEADPQMEVEVNLPEQTITNKATGKSEHFEINAYKKLCLMNGLDDIDFLLSNKDKIEAWEKKA